Proteins found in one Nocardia brasiliensis ATCC 700358 genomic segment:
- a CDS encoding WS/DGAT/MGAT family O-acyltransferase gives MITRLTPQDASFYRLESSSNPIHIGSLAILRHTDPDSAVPALDYDRLVDLVEARLSLVPRYRRKVREIPLALGRPVWVEDSAFDITYHIRRSALPAPGTDAQLHELVARLSSRPLDQTRPLWEMYLIEGLSDGRCALFTKTHSALVDGDTALEIGHVVLDAGPSPRELADDAWRAPREPDDMELLLGALTHLAAQPREALEVARHAGGQAFAVIGAAGRAVDSVVTAVRAAASGTPDSPLNARISRNRRFDVVRTELEDYRKIRKRFDCSINDVILAVVTGALRNWLLSRGETLTEPTTLRAVVPMSVYVDGVDGARLNPASEVSSFLIDLPVGEPNPVMRLSHIAHATEANGRQRRGVRARTLVHLAGFAPASLHAMSVRAASTFAEHTFNLVITNAPGPQTPMYIGGARMLEMYPVSPLLRNQASSIGITSYDGRVFYGLNADRDAMADIGVLAASVRDSMEEMLGACV, from the coding sequence GTGATCACGAGACTGACCCCGCAGGACGCGTCCTTCTACCGGCTCGAGTCCAGCAGTAATCCGATCCATATCGGCTCCCTCGCGATCCTGCGGCACACCGATCCCGATTCCGCGGTCCCCGCGCTGGACTACGACCGGCTCGTCGATCTGGTCGAGGCCCGCCTCTCGCTGGTGCCCCGCTATCGCCGCAAGGTGCGCGAGATCCCGCTCGCGCTCGGGCGTCCGGTCTGGGTGGAGGACAGCGCCTTCGACATCACCTATCACATCCGCCGCTCCGCGCTGCCCGCCCCGGGCACCGACGCCCAGCTGCACGAGCTGGTCGCCCGGCTGTCCTCGCGCCCGCTCGACCAGACCCGGCCGCTGTGGGAGATGTACCTGATCGAGGGCCTGTCCGACGGCCGCTGCGCGCTGTTCACCAAGACGCATTCCGCGCTGGTCGACGGCGATACCGCGCTCGAGATCGGGCACGTCGTGCTCGACGCGGGCCCGTCACCGCGCGAACTCGCCGACGACGCGTGGCGCGCCCCGCGCGAGCCCGACGACATGGAACTGCTGCTCGGCGCGCTGACCCACCTGGCCGCGCAGCCGCGCGAAGCACTCGAGGTGGCCAGGCACGCGGGCGGCCAGGCGTTCGCGGTGATCGGCGCCGCCGGGCGGGCGGTGGACTCGGTGGTCACCGCGGTGCGCGCGGCGGCGAGCGGCACCCCGGACAGCCCGCTCAACGCGCGCATCTCGCGCAACCGGCGCTTCGATGTGGTGCGGACCGAACTGGAGGACTACCGCAAGATCCGCAAGCGCTTCGACTGCTCGATCAACGACGTCATCCTCGCGGTGGTCACCGGCGCGTTGCGCAACTGGCTGCTGTCGCGGGGCGAGACGCTCACCGAGCCGACCACGCTGCGGGCCGTGGTGCCGATGTCGGTGTACGTCGACGGGGTGGACGGCGCCCGGCTGAATCCGGCGAGCGAGGTGTCCTCGTTCCTGATCGATCTGCCGGTCGGCGAACCCAATCCGGTGATGCGGCTCTCGCACATCGCGCACGCCACCGAGGCCAACGGCAGGCAGCGGCGCGGGGTGCGGGCCCGGACCCTGGTCCATCTCGCCGGGTTCGCTCCGGCGAGCCTGCATGCGATGAGTGTGCGTGCGGCGAGTACGTTCGCAGAGCACACGTTCAATCTGGTGATCACCAACGCGCCGGGTCCGCAGACGCCGATGTACATCGGCGGCGCGCGGATGCTGGAGATGTATCCGGTGTCGCCGCTGCTGCGCAATCAGGCCTCGAGCATCGGGATCACGTCCTACGACGGACGGGTCTTCTACGGACTCAACGCCGACCGCGACGCGATGGCCGACATCGGCGTGCTGGCCGCGTCGGTGCGCGATTCCATGGAGGAGATGCTCGGTGCCTGCGTCTGA
- the rsgA gene encoding ribosome small subunit-dependent GTPase A: MRKREYDESDVRVRPGKSSRPRTKTRPQHNDAEPAMVVSVDRGRWGCVLGGDPAKQIVAMRARELGRTPIVVGDQVDVVGDLSGKPDTLARIVRVTDRRTVLRRTADDTDPFERIVVGNAEQLFIVVALADPPPRTGFVERCMVAAFAGGLRPVLCLTKHDLDAASEFASAFEDLDLTIVYGGIEDPLEPVLELLHDRLTAFIGHSGVGKSTLVNRLVPDAYRAVGAVSGVGKGKHTSTQSVALPLPAGGWVIDTPGVRSFGLAHITPDDVVAAFSDLAAAIEDCPRGCTHLGPPADPECALDQLPGKERRVAAIRVLLNALNSNENY, encoded by the coding sequence CTGAGAAAGCGCGAGTACGACGAATCCGACGTCCGGGTGCGCCCGGGCAAGAGTTCGCGTCCGCGCACGAAAACCCGTCCGCAGCACAATGATGCCGAACCCGCCATGGTGGTGTCGGTGGACCGGGGCCGCTGGGGCTGTGTGCTCGGCGGGGATCCGGCCAAGCAGATCGTCGCCATGCGGGCCAGGGAACTCGGCCGCACCCCCATCGTGGTCGGCGATCAGGTGGACGTGGTCGGCGACCTGTCCGGCAAACCCGACACGCTGGCCCGCATCGTACGGGTCACCGATCGCCGAACGGTGTTGCGGCGCACCGCCGATGACACCGACCCGTTCGAACGCATCGTGGTCGGCAACGCCGAACAGCTGTTCATCGTCGTCGCCCTCGCCGACCCGCCGCCGCGCACCGGTTTCGTCGAGCGCTGCATGGTCGCGGCGTTCGCCGGCGGGCTGCGGCCGGTGTTGTGCCTGACCAAGCACGATCTGGACGCCGCATCCGAATTCGCTTCCGCCTTCGAAGATCTCGATCTCACCATCGTCTACGGCGGGATCGAGGATCCGCTGGAACCGGTGCTCGAACTGCTGCACGATCGGCTCACCGCGTTCATCGGGCACTCCGGCGTCGGCAAGTCGACGCTGGTGAATCGTCTTGTGCCGGACGCGTATCGGGCCGTCGGCGCGGTATCCGGGGTCGGCAAGGGCAAGCACACCTCCACCCAGTCGGTGGCGCTGCCGCTGCCCGCGGGCGGCTGGGTGATCGACACCCCCGGCGTGCGCTCCTTCGGCCTGGCCCACATCACCCCCGACGACGTGGTCGCCGCCTTCAGCGACCTCGCCGCCGCCATCGAGGACTGTCCCCGCGGCTGCACCCACCTCGGCCCGCCCGCCGACCCGGAGTGCGCCCTGGACCAGCTCCCCGGCAAGGAGCGCCGGGTCGCCGCCATCCGCGTCCTGCTCAACGCCCTGAACAGCAACGAAAACTATTAG
- a CDS encoding Rv3235 family protein — translation MPSHAPLCCRPNDSACPLWRIRRYRHSPLPVLASVAGCLIRARGLDSITGGHGMHSRRPSLSPAPHFEPPLDRDRTAGDQPRPAASSPRAALPCRRMPSHSGSSARAAGRRARHDGRLTSYGTETETGSAAHRFAENSLRLVLEVLDGRRPVAQVRPLTSASVFAALETLARTAPRGAALGPAQLTKIGVEPAGPKTAEVYGTYQRGHRIFAVAARVALHRAGWQLTAFRVL, via the coding sequence ATGCCGTCTCACGCCCCATTGTGCTGTCGCCCCAACGATTCAGCTTGTCCGCTGTGGCGTATCCGGCGATATCGACATTCCCCTTTACCCGTCCTGGCTTCCGTGGCAGGCTGTCTGATTCGAGCTCGGGGACTCGATTCGATCACAGGGGGACATGGGATGCACAGTCGGCGACCGTCGCTTTCGCCCGCGCCACATTTCGAACCGCCGCTGGACCGTGATCGTACGGCCGGGGATCAGCCGCGGCCTGCTGCGTCGTCACCACGAGCGGCGTTGCCCTGCCGTCGCATGCCGTCACACAGCGGGTCTTCCGCACGGGCCGCGGGTCGACGCGCCCGGCACGACGGACGCCTTACATCGTACGGGACCGAGACCGAAACAGGTTCGGCGGCACATCGATTCGCGGAGAATTCGCTGCGGCTGGTGCTCGAGGTGCTCGACGGCAGGCGACCGGTCGCGCAGGTGCGGCCGCTGACCTCCGCGTCGGTGTTCGCCGCGCTCGAGACGCTGGCCCGGACCGCGCCGCGGGGCGCCGCCCTCGGGCCCGCGCAGCTGACCAAGATCGGCGTCGAACCTGCGGGGCCGAAAACCGCCGAGGTGTACGGCACGTACCAACGTGGCCACCGGATCTTCGCGGTCGCCGCGCGGGTCGCGTTGCATCGGGCGGGCTGGCAGCTGACCGCGTTCCGCGTACTGTGA
- the aroA gene encoding 3-phosphoshikimate 1-carboxyvinyltransferase encodes MEHVSFWPAPHVDVPVHATVTLPGSKSITNRALILAALADGPSTLSGALRSRDTNLMIAALSALGAVIEGDGDTLTVTPATLRGGTVDCGLAGTVMRFLPPVATLAAGEVAFDGDAQARVRPLSTILAALRHLGAEIDGDALPFTVHGKGALRGGTVTIDASGSSQFVSGLLLSAARFDEGLTVHHDGKALPSMPHIEMTVEMLRRADVQVQTPADSRQAQTWVVTPGPIRAVEWDIEPDLSNATPFLAAAAVTGGEVRIPHWPRLTTQPGDVIREILVRMGAEARIFDGVLTVHGPDRLAGIDIDLHDVGELTPTVAALAALADSPSVLRGIAHLRGHETDRLAALSTEINRLGGKVTETEDGLEIVPATLHGGRWHSYADHRMATAGAILGLRVPGIEIEDIGTTAKTLPNFVALWQQMLDSPSADQEAAH; translated from the coding sequence ATGGAACACGTGAGTTTCTGGCCAGCGCCCCATGTCGATGTCCCTGTGCACGCGACCGTGACCCTGCCCGGGTCGAAATCGATCACGAACCGGGCATTGATCCTGGCCGCCCTGGCGGACGGGCCCTCCACCCTGTCCGGGGCGCTGCGCAGCCGCGACACCAATCTGATGATCGCGGCGCTCAGCGCGCTGGGTGCGGTCATCGAGGGTGACGGTGACACGCTCACCGTCACCCCGGCCACGCTGCGCGGCGGCACCGTGGACTGCGGGCTCGCGGGCACCGTGATGCGGTTCCTGCCGCCGGTGGCCACCCTGGCCGCGGGCGAGGTGGCCTTCGACGGCGACGCGCAGGCCCGGGTCCGCCCGCTCAGCACGATCCTGGCCGCGCTGCGCCACCTCGGCGCCGAAATCGACGGCGACGCACTGCCTTTCACGGTGCACGGCAAGGGCGCGCTGCGCGGCGGCACCGTCACCATCGACGCGTCCGGATCCTCGCAGTTCGTCTCGGGTCTGCTGCTGTCCGCGGCCCGGTTCGACGAGGGCCTGACCGTGCACCACGACGGCAAGGCGCTGCCGTCGATGCCGCACATCGAGATGACCGTCGAGATGCTGCGCCGCGCGGACGTGCAGGTGCAGACGCCCGCGGACAGCCGCCAGGCGCAGACCTGGGTCGTCACGCCGGGCCCCATCCGCGCGGTGGAATGGGATATCGAACCCGACCTGTCCAATGCGACACCGTTTCTCGCGGCCGCCGCGGTCACCGGCGGCGAGGTGCGCATCCCGCACTGGCCGCGGCTGACCACGCAGCCGGGCGACGTGATCCGGGAGATCCTGGTGCGGATGGGCGCCGAGGCGCGCATCTTCGACGGCGTGCTCACCGTGCACGGCCCGGATCGGCTGGCCGGCATCGACATCGACCTGCACGACGTCGGCGAACTCACCCCCACCGTCGCCGCGCTGGCCGCCCTGGCCGACTCCCCCTCCGTGCTGCGCGGCATCGCGCACCTGCGCGGCCACGAAACCGACCGCCTCGCCGCCCTGTCCACCGAGATCAACCGGCTCGGCGGCAAGGTCACCGAGACCGAGGACGGGCTCGAGATCGTGCCGGCCACGCTGCACGGCGGGCGCTGGCACTCCTACGCCGACCACCGGATGGCAACGGCCGGAGCCATTCTCGGCCTGCGCGTGCCCGGCATCGAGATCGAGGACATCGGCACCACCGCGAAGACGCTGCCGAATTTCGTCGCGCTGTGGCAGCAGATGCTCGACTCGCCGTCGGCCGATCAGGAGGCGGCGCACTGA
- a CDS encoding nuclear transport factor 2 family protein, producing the protein MDRSTVQAWVGAYERAWREPGTEHLGDLFAPDIGYLVSPWAEPLTGLPALAKFWEAGRDGPGESFTIEPEVVAVDGVTAVVRAEVDYLDQPARWRDLWILRFDDQGRCTWFEEWPFAPGQPDGQDRSRAALSG; encoded by the coding sequence GTGGACCGGAGCACAGTGCAGGCATGGGTCGGCGCGTACGAACGGGCCTGGCGGGAGCCTGGTACCGAGCATCTCGGCGACCTCTTCGCCCCTGACATCGGATATCTCGTTTCCCCGTGGGCCGAACCGCTCACCGGGCTACCCGCGCTCGCGAAGTTCTGGGAGGCCGGGCGCGACGGTCCGGGCGAATCGTTCACGATCGAGCCCGAAGTCGTCGCGGTCGACGGCGTCACCGCGGTGGTCCGGGCCGAGGTCGACTACCTCGATCAACCGGCCCGCTGGCGCGACCTGTGGATACTGCGCTTCGACGACCAGGGCCGCTGCACCTGGTTCGAGGAGTGGCCGTTCGCCCCCGGCCAGCCCGACGGCCAGGACCGGTCGCGCGCCGCGCTGTCCGGCTGA
- the secA gene encoding preprotein translocase subunit SecA, with product MPALTLTRLLRIGEGRMVKRLANFADQVLELESEYEQLTDAELRGKTDEFRERYSDMVEEGHSDPLGALMAEAFAVGREASWRVLNQKHYKVQIMGGAALHTGNIAEMKTGEGKTLTSVLPAYLNAISGDGVHIVTTNDYLAKRDSEWMGRVHRFLGLEVGVILSGMTPAQRRVSYGADITYGTNNEFGFDYLRDNMTHSLDDLVQRGHNFAVVDEVDSILIDEARTPLIISGPADASSKWYAEFARIAPLLKKDLHYEVDIKKRTIGVHEAGVEFVEDQLGIDNLYEAANSPLVSYLNNAIKAKELYTRDKDYIVRDGEVIIVDEFTGRILVGRRYNEGMHQAIEAKEAVEIQPENQTLATITLQNYFRLYDKLSGMTGTAETEAAELHQIYNLGVVPIPTNKPMIRQDQSDLIYKTEEAKFAAVVDDVTERHERDQPVLIGTTSVERSEYLSKQFTKRGIAHTVLNAKFHENEAAIIAEAGRPGAVTVATNMAGRGTDVVLGGNPDIIADLILRKEGLDPVETPDAYQQAWLPTLEQVKSQTKADADRVREAGGLYVLGTERHESRRIDNQLRGRSGRQGDPGESRFYLSLGDELMRRFNGAALEAIMTRLNLPDDVPIEAKMVSKAIKSAQTQVEQQNFEIRKNVLKYDEVMNQQRTVIYGERNRILRGEDMEGQVQEMITDVITAYVDGATAEGYVEDWDLDKLWTALKTLYPVRVRHQDLAGETAVGDAGDLTREELLDALLDDAHDAYERREAEIDGLAGQGSMRNLERQVLLSVLDRKWREHLYEMDYLKEGIGLRAMAQRDPLVEYQREGFDMFSAMLEGLKEESVGFLFNLQVEVQQPQPEGVSIDAGLRSPVGAMSAPRPLPTEEAPAGNGSAAPAALRAKGIDDPNRRGFSYSGPTEGGGRAVHSDAEEYGDEDTGNTTRRERREAARAQSKPKRAPKPRRRH from the coding sequence GTGCCTGCGCTGACACTGACGAGGTTGCTACGGATTGGTGAGGGTCGCATGGTCAAGCGGCTCGCCAACTTCGCCGACCAGGTTCTCGAACTCGAGTCGGAGTACGAACAGCTCACCGACGCCGAGCTGCGCGGCAAGACCGACGAGTTCCGTGAGCGCTACTCCGACATGGTCGAAGAGGGGCACTCGGATCCGCTCGGTGCGCTGATGGCCGAGGCCTTCGCGGTGGGCCGGGAGGCCTCGTGGCGGGTGCTGAACCAGAAGCACTACAAGGTGCAGATCATGGGCGGCGCGGCGCTGCACACCGGCAACATCGCCGAGATGAAGACCGGTGAGGGCAAGACGCTCACCTCGGTGCTGCCCGCCTACCTCAACGCGATCAGCGGCGACGGCGTGCACATCGTCACCACCAACGACTATCTCGCCAAGCGCGACTCCGAGTGGATGGGCCGCGTGCACCGCTTCCTCGGGCTCGAGGTCGGCGTGATCCTGTCCGGCATGACGCCCGCGCAGCGCCGGGTGTCCTACGGCGCCGACATCACCTACGGCACGAACAACGAGTTCGGCTTCGACTACCTGCGCGACAACATGACGCACTCGCTCGACGATCTGGTGCAGCGCGGGCACAACTTCGCCGTGGTCGACGAGGTCGACTCCATCCTGATCGACGAGGCGCGCACCCCGTTGATCATCTCCGGCCCGGCCGATGCCTCCAGCAAGTGGTACGCCGAATTCGCGCGCATCGCACCGCTGTTGAAGAAGGACCTGCACTACGAGGTCGACATCAAGAAGCGCACCATCGGCGTGCACGAGGCGGGCGTCGAGTTCGTCGAGGATCAGCTCGGCATCGACAACCTGTACGAAGCGGCGAACTCGCCGCTGGTGAGCTACCTGAACAACGCCATCAAGGCCAAGGAGCTCTACACCCGCGACAAGGACTACATCGTCCGTGACGGCGAAGTGATCATCGTCGACGAGTTCACCGGCCGCATCCTGGTCGGTCGCCGCTACAACGAGGGCATGCACCAGGCGATCGAGGCCAAGGAAGCGGTCGAGATCCAGCCGGAGAACCAGACCCTGGCGACCATCACGCTGCAGAACTACTTCCGCCTCTACGACAAGCTGTCCGGCATGACCGGTACCGCCGAGACCGAGGCCGCCGAGCTGCACCAGATCTACAACCTCGGCGTGGTCCCGATCCCGACGAACAAGCCGATGATCCGCCAGGACCAGTCCGATCTGATCTACAAGACCGAAGAGGCCAAGTTCGCGGCCGTGGTCGACGACGTCACCGAGCGGCACGAACGCGACCAGCCGGTGCTGATCGGTACCACCAGCGTCGAGCGCTCGGAGTACCTGTCCAAGCAGTTCACCAAGCGCGGCATCGCGCACACCGTGCTGAACGCCAAGTTCCACGAGAACGAGGCCGCGATCATCGCCGAGGCCGGCCGGCCGGGCGCGGTGACCGTCGCGACGAACATGGCCGGCCGCGGTACCGACGTCGTGCTCGGCGGCAACCCGGACATCATCGCCGACCTCATCCTGCGCAAGGAGGGCCTGGACCCGGTCGAGACGCCGGACGCCTACCAGCAGGCCTGGTTGCCGACGCTGGAACAGGTGAAGTCGCAGACCAAGGCCGACGCCGACCGGGTGCGCGAGGCGGGCGGGCTCTACGTGCTCGGCACCGAGCGGCACGAGTCGCGTCGTATCGACAACCAGCTGCGTGGTCGTTCCGGCCGGCAGGGTGACCCGGGCGAGTCGCGGTTCTACCTGTCGCTGGGTGACGAGTTGATGCGCCGCTTCAACGGCGCCGCGCTGGAAGCGATCATGACCCGGCTCAACCTGCCCGACGATGTGCCGATCGAGGCCAAGATGGTCTCGAAGGCGATCAAGAGCGCGCAGACCCAGGTCGAGCAGCAGAACTTCGAGATCCGCAAGAACGTGCTCAAGTACGACGAGGTGATGAACCAGCAGCGCACCGTCATCTACGGCGAGCGCAACCGGATCCTGCGCGGCGAGGACATGGAGGGCCAGGTCCAGGAGATGATCACCGACGTGATCACCGCCTACGTCGACGGCGCCACCGCCGAGGGCTACGTCGAGGACTGGGATCTGGACAAGCTGTGGACCGCGCTCAAGACGCTGTACCCGGTGCGCGTCCGGCACCAGGACCTGGCCGGAGAGACCGCGGTCGGCGACGCCGGTGACCTGACCCGCGAGGAACTGCTGGACGCGCTGCTCGACGACGCGCACGACGCCTACGAGCGGCGCGAGGCCGAGATCGACGGGCTGGCCGGCCAGGGCAGCATGCGTAATCTCGAACGGCAGGTGCTGCTTTCGGTGCTGGACCGCAAGTGGCGCGAGCACCTCTACGAGATGGACTACCTCAAGGAGGGCATCGGCCTGCGCGCGATGGCGCAGCGCGACCCCCTGGTGGAGTACCAGCGTGAGGGCTTCGACATGTTCTCGGCGATGCTCGAGGGGTTGAAAGAGGAGTCGGTCGGCTTCCTGTTCAACCTGCAGGTCGAGGTGCAGCAACCGCAGCCCGAGGGTGTCTCGATCGACGCGGGCCTGCGCTCGCCGGTCGGCGCGATGTCCGCACCGCGTCCGCTGCCCACCGAGGAGGCGCCGGCCGGTAACGGCAGCGCCGCCCCGGCGGCCTTGCGCGCCAAGGGCATCGACGATCCCAACCGGCGGGGCTTCAGCTACTCGGGCCCGACCGAGGGCGGTGGCCGCGCGGTGCACAGCGACGCCGAGGAGTACGGCGACGAGGACACCGGCAACACCACCCGGCGCGAACGCCGCGAGGCCGCCCGCGCTCAGTCCAAGCCGAAGCGCGCCCCCAAGCCGCGTCGTCGGCACTGA
- a CDS encoding DUF6912 family protein, giving the protein MRVYIPATVPMLRELVANRELRPVGGTAFAVTPALREAYASGDDEELAEVAMGEAARASLRLLAAERDDLDEPADDAEPVPTGRPVYRRAVIAADVTGAKLRPDLDDAVVKLPGLLTYDQIGSVHVDLAQAEPEVAKAVDVVDAADLGDTDAEFVLGDAEDHQLAWYAAQELPFLLELL; this is encoded by the coding sequence ATGCGGGTCTACATTCCCGCGACGGTGCCGATGCTGCGCGAGCTCGTCGCGAACCGGGAACTGCGCCCGGTCGGCGGGACCGCGTTCGCGGTGACCCCGGCGCTGCGCGAGGCCTACGCCTCGGGCGACGACGAGGAGCTGGCCGAGGTCGCGATGGGCGAGGCCGCGCGGGCCTCGCTGCGCCTGCTCGCCGCCGAACGCGACGATCTCGACGAACCGGCCGACGACGCCGAGCCGGTGCCGACCGGCCGCCCGGTCTATCGGCGCGCGGTGATCGCCGCCGACGTGACCGGCGCGAAGCTGCGGCCCGATCTCGACGACGCCGTGGTGAAGCTGCCGGGACTGCTGACCTACGACCAGATCGGCAGCGTGCACGTCGACCTGGCCCAGGCCGAACCGGAGGTGGCCAAGGCCGTCGACGTGGTGGACGCGGCGGACCTCGGCGACACCGACGCCGAATTCGTGCTCGGCGACGCCGAGGACCACCAGCTCGCCTGGTATGCCGCGCAGGAACTGCCGTTCCTGCTCGAATTGCTCTGA
- a CDS encoding SOS response-associated peptidase yields the protein MCGRYATTTDPGRLAVELDAIDETDTAGAGNYTNYNVAPTTQILTVVERHEHGHKDDEPKLRLRRMRWGLIPVWTKAAEPGVPVKGKPLFNARADKAATTNSFRDAVKYRRCLVPMDGWYEWVVEPQAGAKGKVAKHPFFMAPADGSRLYMAGLWSVWRDRTLPDSEPLLSCAILTTDAIGDLTRIHDRMPLPMPQEHWDAWLDPDHPAPASLLETPSEEVIAGIVARPVPSLVNSVKNNGPELLAPVPEKEEAEQISLL from the coding sequence ATGTGCGGACGATATGCGACCACGACAGATCCCGGCCGGCTCGCGGTCGAGCTGGATGCGATCGATGAGACCGACACCGCGGGCGCGGGCAACTACACCAACTACAACGTCGCGCCGACCACCCAGATCCTCACCGTGGTCGAGCGCCACGAGCACGGTCACAAGGACGACGAGCCGAAGCTGCGCCTGCGCCGGATGCGCTGGGGCCTGATCCCGGTGTGGACCAAGGCCGCCGAGCCGGGCGTGCCGGTGAAGGGCAAGCCGCTGTTCAACGCCCGCGCCGACAAGGCCGCGACCACCAATTCGTTCCGCGACGCCGTGAAGTACCGGCGCTGCCTGGTGCCGATGGACGGTTGGTACGAATGGGTGGTCGAACCTCAGGCGGGCGCCAAGGGCAAGGTGGCCAAGCATCCGTTCTTCATGGCGCCGGCCGACGGCTCCCGGCTGTACATGGCGGGGCTGTGGTCGGTCTGGCGCGATCGCACGCTGCCCGACAGCGAGCCGCTGCTGTCGTGCGCCATCCTGACCACCGACGCGATCGGCGACCTGACCCGCATCCACGATCGGATGCCGCTGCCGATGCCGCAGGAGCACTGGGACGCCTGGCTCGACCCGGACCACCCCGCGCCCGCGAGCCTGCTGGAGACGCCCAGCGAGGAGGTCATCGCGGGCATCGTGGCGCGACCGGTCCCGTCGCTGGTGAACAGCGTGAAGAACAACGGGCCCGAACTGCTCGCGCCGGTGCCGGAAAAGGAAGAAGCCGAGCAGATCAGCTTGCTCTGA
- a CDS encoding aldehyde dehydrogenase family protein — MTSTDIKPADHDTALTSVNPATGEVIGTYPIADEAAVRAAVAKARTAAATWGALSFDERRTHLLRWSSRLVADSDEFCKLIHAENGKPLDDAFLELMLALEHIAWAAKNAKKLLSPKKVAPGAFMSNFAARVEQRPLGVVGVIGPWNYPVYTPNGSIGYALAAGNTVVFKPSEYSTGIGNFLAEAFAKANPELPEGVFITVNGSGATGAALVKADIDKIAFTGSTATGKRIMAAAAENLTPVLLECGGKDAVIVAGDADVKAAADAVAWGATANSGQTCAGVERVYVDRSVREEFVAELKKILEKVGPGEGEGAAYGPMTMPSQIDIVRKHIDDALKNGGTAVLGGPESVKAPFIEPVVLLDVDENSQAVQEETFGPTVTIRTVNGVDEAVELANNNRYGLSSAVYSKKNGLDIARRLHVGATSVNSVLAFAAIPGLPFGGVRDSGIGRIHGEPGLREFSRPHAIAVQRFAIPGMALLSYSRTQSTMKLLRKLVPFIHGRHK; from the coding sequence GTGACATCCACCGACATCAAACCGGCCGACCACGACACGGCACTCACGTCGGTCAATCCCGCCACGGGCGAGGTCATCGGCACGTACCCGATCGCCGACGAGGCGGCGGTGCGGGCAGCCGTGGCAAAGGCCAGGACCGCCGCCGCCACCTGGGGCGCGCTGAGCTTCGACGAACGGCGCACCCACCTGCTGCGCTGGTCGAGCCGGCTGGTCGCGGATTCGGACGAGTTCTGCAAGCTGATCCACGCCGAGAACGGCAAACCGCTCGACGACGCCTTCCTCGAACTGATGCTCGCGCTCGAGCACATCGCCTGGGCGGCCAAGAACGCCAAGAAGCTGCTCTCGCCGAAGAAGGTCGCACCCGGCGCGTTCATGTCGAACTTCGCCGCCCGGGTCGAGCAGCGCCCGCTCGGGGTCGTCGGCGTGATCGGCCCGTGGAACTATCCCGTCTACACCCCGAACGGGTCCATCGGTTACGCGCTGGCCGCAGGCAACACCGTGGTGTTCAAGCCGAGCGAATACTCCACCGGCATCGGCAATTTCCTGGCCGAAGCGTTCGCCAAGGCCAATCCGGAACTGCCCGAAGGCGTGTTCATCACCGTCAACGGTTCCGGTGCGACCGGGGCGGCGCTGGTCAAGGCCGATATCGACAAGATCGCGTTCACCGGCTCCACCGCGACCGGCAAGCGGATCATGGCGGCGGCCGCCGAGAACCTCACCCCGGTGCTGCTCGAATGCGGCGGCAAGGACGCGGTGATCGTCGCGGGTGACGCCGACGTGAAGGCCGCCGCCGACGCGGTCGCCTGGGGCGCCACCGCCAACAGCGGCCAGACCTGCGCGGGCGTGGAGCGGGTGTACGTCGACCGCTCGGTGCGCGAGGAATTCGTCGCCGAGCTCAAGAAGATCCTGGAGAAGGTCGGCCCCGGCGAAGGCGAGGGCGCGGCGTACGGCCCGATGACCATGCCGAGCCAGATCGACATCGTGCGCAAGCACATCGATGACGCGCTGAAGAACGGCGGCACCGCCGTGCTCGGCGGCCCGGAATCGGTGAAGGCGCCGTTCATCGAACCGGTCGTGCTGCTCGACGTGGACGAGAACTCGCAGGCCGTGCAGGAGGAGACCTTCGGCCCGACGGTCACCATCCGCACCGTGAACGGCGTGGACGAGGCGGTCGAGCTGGCGAACAACAACCGGTACGGGCTGTCCTCGGCGGTCTACTCGAAGAAGAACGGGCTCGACATCGCGCGCAGGCTGCACGTCGGGGCCACCTCGGTGAACTCGGTGCTCGCCTTCGCGGCCATCCCCGGCCTGCCGTTCGGCGGCGTCCGCGACTCCGGCATCGGCCGCATCCACGGCGAGCCCGGCCTGCGCGAGTTCTCCCGCCCGCACGCGATCGCGGTGCAGCGCTTCGCGATTCCCGGCATGGCGCTGCTCAGCTACTCGCGCACCCAGTCCACCATGAAGCTGCTGCGCAAGCTGGTCCCCTTCATCCACGGACGGCACAAGTAG